The Parcubacteria group bacterium ADurb.Bin159 genomic interval TAAAGTTTAATATTTTAAAAACAATTTTTTGAAATGATTTTTGTTTTTTAAAATATTCTGTCGCCCAGTAAAAGTCTATAATATTTTTTTGATTTTTTTTAATAAAATTTTCAATCAATTTGAAATGCTGAGTGTTTAAACTACTGGAATGGAGACAAATAGTGATTATGCCAAATGGGATTTGTCGGACTTTGCCGCTTATTTGGGGTATCCAAACTAAGTTATATCTTTTAAATGGCCATAGGGCAATACCGTCGCTAATATATTTAAAGTTATTAATTTCTAATGCCTTAACAGTATTTTTATCAAAAGAATGCGCTGGAGCAATAAAAATATCAGTTTTTATCCCCTTGTTTTCTAAAATTTCTTTCCCTTTTTTAAT includes:
- a CDS encoding Polysaccharide deacetylase; the encoded protein is MAKYIFRIDDICPEMDWQRFEKLINIFNKYGVKPLLAVIPDNQDSSLKKQSPIPDFWEKVRDWQNKNYIVGMHGYTHQYANKDGGILKLHQGSEFAKTPLKVQIEKIKKGKEILENKGIKTDIFIAPAHSFDKNTVKALEINNFKYISDGIALWPFKRYNLVWIPQISGKVRQIPFGIITICLHSSSLNTQHFKLIENFIKKNQKNIIDFYWATEYFKKQKSFQKIVFKILNFNFAIVYRIIRFLKM